A genomic segment from Fuerstiella sp. encodes:
- a CDS encoding acetoin dehydrogenase dihydrolipoyllysine-residue acetyltransferase subunit yields the protein MGNPRIDKLIMPKWGFAMTQGRIGEWKAAEGSVIAAGDEVLEIETEKAIGVVESPIGGTLRRLVAQPDQEIPVGGLLAVVADPTVPEEEIDRYVEGFVVETVEEQNQSQETTPASIEVGSRNIQYLKLGEGGPPLVLVHGFTGNLNNWLFNHATLAEERTVYALDLPGHGLSSKDVGDGSIQTLTGVLCDWMDALDLPRVHLAGHSLGGGIAMDTVFRHSDRLLSCTLISSAGLGLDIDEEYLDAVVRTDRRKQLRPWLERLFADREQVTRQSVDDLLKFKRVDGVQDALTTIVGQLTTDGQQTVVFRDRLDQIEIPVQVVWGESDQIIPHKHAEELPDSWRVRVFEDCGHMVQMEAAVPVNRLISDFLRDCDQTAP from the coding sequence GTGGGCAACCCCCGTATCGACAAGCTGATCATGCCCAAATGGGGTTTCGCAATGACACAGGGCCGCATCGGCGAATGGAAAGCCGCTGAAGGATCTGTGATTGCCGCCGGCGACGAAGTCCTGGAAATTGAAACCGAAAAGGCCATCGGAGTGGTGGAATCTCCAATTGGCGGAACACTGCGCCGTCTGGTAGCACAGCCTGATCAGGAAATCCCGGTTGGCGGACTGCTGGCCGTGGTCGCCGATCCCACAGTGCCCGAAGAAGAAATCGATCGGTATGTCGAGGGATTCGTGGTCGAAACCGTTGAAGAACAGAATCAGTCTCAGGAGACCACCCCCGCGTCGATTGAGGTCGGCAGCCGGAATATTCAATATCTGAAACTGGGGGAGGGTGGACCGCCTTTGGTTCTCGTCCACGGGTTCACCGGCAACCTGAATAACTGGTTGTTCAACCATGCCACGCTTGCCGAAGAACGAACGGTGTATGCCCTGGATCTGCCGGGACACGGCCTGTCGTCAAAGGACGTGGGAGACGGTTCAATCCAGACACTCACCGGCGTGCTCTGCGATTGGATGGATGCCCTGGACCTGCCACGTGTGCACCTTGCAGGCCACTCACTGGGAGGAGGTATCGCAATGGACACCGTTTTCCGACACTCCGATCGACTGCTGTCCTGCACGCTGATTTCCAGTGCCGGGCTCGGACTGGATATTGATGAGGAGTATCTCGACGCTGTCGTCCGTACCGACCGCCGCAAACAGCTCCGCCCCTGGCTCGAACGACTCTTCGCCGACCGAGAGCAGGTCACTCGTCAGTCGGTGGACGATTTATTGAAGTTCAAACGCGTTGACGGCGTGCAGGACGCACTGACGACCATCGTCGGCCAGTTGACGACGGATGGCCAGCAGACGGTTGTATTTCGAGACCGACTGGATCAGATCGAAATACCGGTCCAGGTCGTCTGGGGTGAAAGTGATCAAATCATTCCTCACAAACACGCCGAAGAACTCCCGGACAGCT
- a CDS encoding alpha-ketoacid dehydrogenase subunit beta, producing MARTLTYQQAINEALDQEMARDSSVILMGEDIAGGQGADGEEDAWGGVLGVTKGLYAKYGDRVMDTPISESAFVGAGIGAATAGLRPVVELMFNDFLGVCFDQIFNQAAKFRYMFGGKAETPVVIRTMIGAGFRGAAQHSQSLYSIFTHIPGLKCVVPSTPYDVKGLLISAIRDNDPVIFCEHKGLYQLEGDVPEESYTIPFGEAEIVREGSDVTIVTLSEMVHESVKAAEQLAKEGVDCEVIDLRTTSPLDVETVLDSVEQTGRVVVVDEATPRCSMATDISALIAQEAFGALKAPVKMVTAPHTPVPFSDNLEDLYKPNSENIIPTVREVSEYQKWATPVSTS from the coding sequence ATGGCCCGGACTTTGACCTATCAGCAGGCGATTAACGAAGCCCTCGATCAGGAGATGGCGAGGGATTCCAGTGTGATCCTGATGGGCGAAGACATCGCGGGAGGGCAGGGTGCTGACGGCGAAGAAGACGCATGGGGCGGCGTGCTGGGCGTCACAAAAGGACTGTATGCAAAGTACGGCGACCGCGTGATGGACACACCAATCAGCGAATCCGCATTTGTCGGCGCCGGTATTGGTGCCGCAACGGCAGGTCTGCGTCCGGTGGTTGAGTTGATGTTCAATGATTTTCTGGGTGTGTGCTTCGACCAGATTTTTAATCAGGCAGCAAAATTTCGCTACATGTTTGGAGGTAAGGCAGAAACTCCCGTGGTGATTCGCACCATGATCGGCGCCGGATTTCGCGGTGCGGCTCAGCATTCGCAGTCACTGTATTCTATCTTCACACACATCCCCGGTTTGAAGTGTGTGGTGCCTTCAACTCCCTACGATGTCAAAGGCCTGCTGATCTCAGCAATTCGAGACAACGATCCGGTCATCTTCTGTGAGCACAAGGGGCTGTATCAGCTCGAAGGCGATGTTCCCGAAGAATCTTATACGATTCCGTTCGGCGAAGCTGAAATCGTCCGCGAAGGAAGCGATGTCACCATCGTCACCCTGTCCGAAATGGTGCATGAGTCCGTCAAAGCTGCCGAACAACTGGCAAAAGAGGGAGTTGACTGTGAGGTCATTGACCTCAGAACGACCTCTCCACTGGACGTTGAAACCGTACTCGACAGTGTGGAACAGACCGGACGCGTGGTTGTCGTCGATGAAGCAACTCCTCGTTGCAGCATGGCAACTGATATCTCAGCGTTGATTGCTCAGGAAGCGTTCGGAGCACTCAAGGCCCCCGTTAAAATGGTCACCGCACCGCACACTCCGGTTCCGTTCAGTGACAATCTGGAAGACCTGTACAAACCGAACTCGGAGAACATCATTCCAACCGTCCGCGAAGTTTCGGAGTACCAAAAGTGGGCAACCCCCGTATCGACAAGCTGA
- a CDS encoding thiamine pyrophosphate-dependent dehydrogenase E1 component subunit alpha: MDLTKNELLRTYRVMKTIREFEERVHVEFAAGEIPGFVHLYAGEEASAAGICGHLTDEDSIASTHRGHGHCIAKGVDVNRMMAEIFGRTTGLCRGKGGSMHIADLDMGMMGANGIVGGGPPLVCGAALAAQRAGKGNVAVAFVGDGGSNQGTTFESMNLAKIWNLPAIFVVEDNGYAEATSSSYSIGAESNAKRAEGFGLPAVRVDGHDFFAVYTAAGEAIERARNGGGPSFIDCQLNRYYGHFEGDAQTYRGPNETKILRDEQDCLLLFAERVTRDTDVTQADLQAIDQDVATLIEDSVTAAKAAPKPDRAELLTDVYVSY, encoded by the coding sequence ATGGACCTCACGAAGAATGAGTTACTGCGAACGTATCGGGTGATGAAAACAATTCGCGAGTTCGAAGAACGGGTTCACGTGGAGTTTGCTGCCGGAGAAATCCCCGGGTTCGTACATCTTTATGCCGGCGAAGAAGCCAGTGCTGCCGGTATTTGTGGTCATCTGACCGACGAAGACTCTATCGCGTCCACGCACCGCGGGCATGGACACTGCATTGCCAAAGGCGTGGATGTTAATCGCATGATGGCAGAGATCTTTGGACGAACCACGGGGCTTTGTCGCGGTAAGGGCGGGTCGATGCACATCGCGGATCTCGACATGGGAATGATGGGTGCCAATGGCATTGTCGGTGGCGGACCACCACTCGTCTGTGGAGCGGCGCTTGCGGCGCAGCGGGCAGGAAAAGGCAACGTGGCCGTCGCCTTTGTCGGAGACGGAGGTTCAAACCAGGGGACGACGTTTGAAAGCATGAATTTGGCCAAGATCTGGAACCTGCCGGCAATTTTTGTGGTGGAAGACAACGGATATGCAGAAGCAACGTCGTCTTCTTATTCGATTGGTGCCGAAAGCAATGCGAAGCGTGCCGAAGGATTTGGATTGCCAGCTGTAAGGGTTGACGGACATGATTTCTTCGCTGTCTATACGGCGGCAGGAGAGGCCATCGAACGTGCAAGGAACGGTGGAGGCCCCTCGTTCATCGACTGTCAGCTCAACCGCTACTACGGCCATTTCGAAGGCGATGCGCAAACGTACCGCGGACCGAATGAAACCAAGATTCTGCGGGATGAACAGGACTGCCTGTTACTGTTCGCCGAACGCGTCACTCGTGACACTGACGTGACTCAGGCTGATCTGCAGGCAATCGATCAGGATGTGGCAACCTTGATCGAAGATTCCGTGACAGCCGCAAAGGCGGCACCGAAGCCGGATCGTGCAGAACTTTTAACAGACGTGTACGTGTCCTACTGA
- a CDS encoding amidohydrolase, producing MDKPTFLDRRNMLVSSLAAATMSLAAAPAKKRLLIDTHLEVWTLDPQFPFNHPEAGPNLNVQQPAPIENQVKQMEDFDLRYAVLINPRYFGWDNSYIAHCVQRYPDLFVGHGLLEPEDPKAAEKLRYWVTERGLHGMRFSPIYHPDSTWLNSKEHYPLWREAEKLGAVFNYYIAPHQMPMLEEMAGRFPGVKIVVDHAGKPDLKAKHCWPEFRKMFRLKKFPQVWISNSEPYEMSEIKQYPYEDTWPFYKAIYEEFGPKQLVWGTGYPRPRWELPMDKELEFVDRYCDFYTDADRELLLGRNALDIWDFPGSV from the coding sequence ATGGACAAACCAACTTTTCTTGACCGCCGAAACATGCTGGTCAGTAGTCTGGCCGCCGCGACCATGTCACTGGCTGCAGCACCGGCAAAAAAACGGCTGCTGATCGACACTCACCTTGAAGTCTGGACTCTCGATCCTCAGTTTCCGTTTAATCACCCTGAAGCCGGTCCAAATCTGAATGTGCAGCAACCGGCACCGATCGAAAATCAGGTAAAACAAATGGAAGATTTCGATCTGCGGTACGCGGTACTGATCAATCCTCGCTACTTTGGCTGGGACAATTCCTATATTGCCCACTGCGTGCAGCGTTACCCGGACCTTTTCGTGGGCCATGGACTGCTCGAACCCGAAGATCCCAAAGCCGCCGAAAAACTTCGATATTGGGTGACGGAACGCGGGCTGCACGGAATGCGATTCAGCCCGATCTACCACCCGGACTCAACATGGCTGAATTCGAAGGAACATTATCCGCTGTGGCGAGAGGCGGAGAAACTGGGTGCCGTGTTCAACTATTACATCGCTCCTCATCAAATGCCGATGCTGGAAGAAATGGCAGGTCGCTTTCCTGGTGTGAAGATCGTGGTGGACCACGCGGGGAAGCCGGACCTGAAGGCCAAACATTGCTGGCCGGAATTTCGAAAGATGTTTCGTTTGAAGAAATTCCCTCAGGTCTGGATCAGCAATTCTGAGCCGTATGAGATGTCAGAGATCAAGCAATATCCGTACGAAGATACGTGGCCATTCTACAAAGCCATTTATGAAGAGTTCGGTCCCAAGCAACTGGTGTGGGGAACCGGTTATCCACGTCCGCGCTGGGAATTACCAATGGACAAGGAACTCGAGTTTGTGGACAGGTACTGTGACTTCTACACCGATGCCGATCGTGAACTGTTGCTGGGCCGTAATGCGCTGGATATCTGGGATTTCCCAGGCAGCGTATGA